Proteins from one Triticum aestivum cultivar Chinese Spring chromosome 7A, IWGSC CS RefSeq v2.1, whole genome shotgun sequence genomic window:
- the LOC123148491 gene encoding protein IQ-DOMAIN 33 translates to MGLAGGIVRRVLSKSPCGSSSSAGGGRGGHSERSPGDHNRRWGSLKLYLCGDENGAGAEDGEDDDDGTVSARSFETCAMTQDAQAPGAADQRRDVNGRARSHAEQVRVQWSPGEPTKPFTEDDAAKLIQSAFRRFMARGRLLQEELRRSSGQECCYGEAPKSPASASTIAASVEVQVGESLSNLRLSDDGASVSAQHRAGQSQKPRPQVFRAKEEWDDSTLSSNVLRMRIQSKMEATTRRERALAYAFSQQLRSGGTKKRSSRSEQGEFNVGWSWLERWMATRQAEPGADDSASKNATDAGSAVAGRRVVVVRRRQDVAVEEKESCGSNDVSAISFDGSSAGARSGLSCYRPGKNRLRGPRNLPRRKVAAASSDHRLQPRSHKVSKKARQREEKQLQKDHQVETECVAYDPRQPPTDY, encoded by the exons ATGGGCCTCGCCGGCGGCATTGTCCGGAGAGTCCTCTCCAAGAGCCCCTGCGGCTCCTCCTCGTCGgccggcggcggacgcggaggccaCAGC GAAAGGAGCCCGGGCGACCACAACAGGAGATGGGGCTCTCTGAAGCTGTACCTGTGCGGCGACGAGAATGGAGCGGGTGCCGAGGAcggggaggacgacgacgacgggaCGGTCTCGGCCAGGAGCTTCGAGACCTGCGCGATGACGCAGGACGCCCAAGCTCCGGGGGCAGCCGATCAGCGTCGCGACGTGAACGGCCGCGCACGCAGCCACGCTGAACAAGTGCGCGTTCAGTGGAGCCCCGGCGAGCCGACGAAGCCGTTCACCGAGGACGATGCGGCGAAGCTGATCCAGTCCGCGTTCAGGAGGTTCATG GCAAGGGGGCGCTTGctgcaggaggagctgaggagaAGCTCCGGACAAGAGTGCTGCTACGGTGAAGCGCCCAAGAGCCCTGCCTCGGCGTCCACCATCGCcgcgtcggtggaggtccaggtaGGGGAGTCCCTGAGCAACCTCCGGCTGAGCGACGACGGCGCGTCGGTGTCGGCGCAGCACCGGGCGGGCCAGAGCCAGAAGCCGCGGCCCCAGGTCTTCAGAGCCAAG GAGGAGTGGGACGACAGCACGCTGAGCTCCAACGTGCTGAGGATGAGGATCCAGAGCAAGATGGAGGCCACCACGCGGCGCGAGCGGGCCCTCGCCTACGCCTTCTCGCAGCAG CTGAGGAGCGGCGGCACGAAGAAGCGGTCGTCGCGGTCGGAGCAGGGGGAGTTCAACGTGGGGTGGAGCTGGCTGGAGCGGTGGATGGCGACGCGGCAGGCCGAGCCCGGCGCCGACGACAGCGCGAGCAAGAACGCGACGGACGCCGGGTCGGCGGTGGCCGGGCggcgggtggtggtggtgaggaGGCGGCAGGACGTGGCCGTCGAGGAGAAGGAGAGCTGCGGCTCCAACGACGTGTCCGCCATCAGCTTCGACGGCTCCAGCGCCGGCGCCCGGAGCGGCCTCAGCTGCTACAGGCCCGGCAAGAACCGGCTCAGGGGGCCCAGGAACCTGCCGCGCCGCAAGGTGGCGGCCGCGTCGTCGGACCACCGGCTCCAACCAAGATCCCACAAG GTGAGCAAGAAGGCGCGGCAgagggaggagaagcagctgcagaAGGATCATCAAGTAGAGACCGAGTGTGTGGCCTACGATCCCCGCCAGCCTCCGACGGATTACTGA
- the LOC123148490 gene encoding 65-kDa microtubule-associated protein 1: MGVVGHNDPLLGETTCGSLLQQLQLIWDEVGESDDDRDKMLLQLEQECLDVYRRKVDQASSSRARLLQQLANSKSELNRLLSSLGELSISGVIVPDKTTGTIKEQLAATSPFLEQLCRKKEKRVKEFADVQLQIQTIRGEIAGTLQVGDHLEMPHVNEDDLSMKKLNEFLFELQALQKEKSDRLHKILDFVSSVHDLCSVLGMDFLATVTEVHPSLNDSVGAHSKSVSDETISRLSKMVTELKEEKVKRIGKIQALASQLTDLWNLMDATVEERQLFDHVTCNMSSTLDRVTVPGALALDVLDQAEHEVERLDQLKASRMKDIAFKRQTELEDIYAQAHIAIDTSAARDRILSVIDSSMFEPSELLADMENQILKAKEEASSRKDILEKVDRWMLACEEESWLEDYSQDDNRYSATRGAHLNLKRAEKARVLVNKIPAIVDMLVAKTQAWEQEHNTAFTYDGVALLVMLDEYRILRQEKEEEKRRMRDQKKINDQLAAEQEKLFGSKPSPARPQSAKKLPGPRANGGAVNGTPNRRLSVQQQNGVRSASRDGRRESVRPSAPVNYVAIAKDDAALQASSN, translated from the exons ATGGGAGTGGTCGGTCATAATGATCCTTTGTTAGGTGAAACCACATGTGGGTCTTTGCTGCAGCAACTACAG CTGATATGGGATGAGGTTGGTGAGAGCGATGATGATCGCGACAAGATGTTACTTCAGCTAGAGCAGGAATGCTTAGATGTTTACAGGAGAAAGGTTGATCAGGCTTCTAGTTCCAGGGCTCGTCTTCTTCAACAACTTGCCAACTCCAAATCCGAGCTTAATAGACTGCTTTCTTCACTGGGAGAACTGTCTATTTCTGGTGTTATAGTT CCTGACAAGACAACTGGTACAATCAAGGAGCAACTAGCAGCGACATCACCATTCTTGGAACAGCTCTGCAGGAAAAAAGAGAAGAGGGTGAAAGAGTTTGCTGATGTTCAACTCCAAATTCAAACAATACGTGGTGAAATTGCGGGTACTCTACAAGTTGGTGACCACTTGGAAATGCCCCATGTCAACGAGGATGATCTTTCAATGAAGAAACTAAATGAATTtctttttgaactacaagcacttcAAAAGGAAAAG AGTGATAGATTGCACAAGATTCTTGACTTTGTGAGCTCTGTGCACGATCTTTGTTCTGTCCTTGGGATGGATTTCTTGGCTACTGTTACTGAAGTTCATCCTAGCCTCAATGACTCTGTGGGTGCTCACTCCAAGAGTGTTAGTGATGAAACAATATCCAGGCTGTCTAAGATGGTGACCGAACTTAAAGAAGAGAAAGTTAAGAGGATTGGAAAG ATTCAAGCTCTAGCCTCCCAGCTAACTGACCTTTGGAACTTAatggatgccactgttgaggaacgacAACTTTTTGATCATGTCACATGCAATATGTCCTCAACATTGGATAGAGTGACAGTTCCTGGAGCTTTGGCTCTTGATGTACTTGATCAG GCTGAACATGAAGTTGAAAGGCTGGATCAGCTAAAAGCTAGTAGGATGAAGGATATTGCATTCAAAAGGCAGACTGAACTTGAAGATATATATGCCCAGGCTCATATTGCAATAGATACTAGTGCTGCAAGAGATAGAATACTGTCTGTTATTGATTCTAGTATGTTCGAGCCATCAGAGCTACTGGCCGATATGGAGAACCAGATACTTAAAGCAAAAGAGGAGGCCTCAAGCAGAAAGGACATATTGGAGAAGGTTGACAGGTGGATGCTAGCATGCGAAGAAGAGAGCTGGCTTGAAGACTATAGCCAG GATGATAACAGATACAGTGCAACTAGAGGCGCACATCTGAACCTCAAGCGTGCAGAAAAAGCTCGTGTTTTGGTTAATAAAATCCCAG CCATTGTTGACATGCTGGTGGCGAAGACCCAGGCTTGGGAACAAGAACACAACACAGCATTCACCTACGACGGTGTCGCACTTCTTGTGATGCTGGACGAATACAGAATCCTGAGacaggagaaggaggaagagaagcgAAGAATGAGG GACCAGAAGAAGATAAACGACCAGCTAGCCGCCGAGCAGGAGAAGCTGTTCGGGTCAAAGCCGAGCCCTGCCCGGCCCCAGTCTGCGAAGAAGTTGCCTGGCCCTCGGGCCAACGGCGGCGCTGTCAACGGCACGCCGAACCGGAGGCTCTCGGTGCAGCAGCAGAACGGCGTGCGGTCGGCGAGCCGGGACGGCCGCAGGGAGAGCGTCAGGCCATCGGCGCCGGTGAACTACGTGGCCATCGCCAAGGACGACGCGGCTTTGCAAGCGTCTTCGAACTGA